The following coding sequences are from one Halobaculum marinum window:
- a CDS encoding winged helix-turn-helix domain-containing protein — translation MVRDFRPGSDPGPHLQPVLDALDDEDCRTIIRRLDEPLTAGEVSEECDIPASTAYRKLDLLSEAQLLAEGVEVRQDGHHATRYRTDFEEVIVSLAEDRNLGVSIERPADDAADRLASMWSEVRKGADQ, via the coding sequence ATGGTTCGCGACTTCCGGCCGGGGAGTGACCCGGGGCCGCACCTCCAGCCGGTACTCGACGCCCTCGACGACGAGGACTGTCGAACGATCATCCGTCGACTCGACGAGCCGTTGACCGCCGGGGAGGTGTCCGAAGAGTGTGACATCCCCGCCTCGACGGCCTATCGGAAGCTCGATCTGCTCTCGGAAGCACAGTTGCTCGCGGAGGGTGTGGAGGTCCGACAGGACGGCCACCACGCGACCCGGTATCGGACCGACTTCGAGGAGGTCATCGTCTCGCTGGCCGAGGACCGCAACCTCGGTGTCTCGATCGAACGGCCAGCCGACGACGCCGCCGACCGACTCGCGAGTATGTGGAGCGAAGTTCGCAAGGGGGCCGACCAGTGA
- a CDS encoding DUF7521 family protein: MSHLTVAIAATKTLTFVFGAVITYLSWTAYQRTNAAELRALALGFGIVTVGSVLGGGIDLVGDIISVLGTQTILYGVLAQSVLTMIGFGVITYSLYRD; this comes from the coding sequence GTGAGCCACCTCACGGTCGCCATCGCCGCGACGAAGACCCTCACGTTCGTCTTCGGTGCGGTGATCACGTACCTCTCGTGGACCGCCTACCAGCGGACGAACGCCGCCGAACTCCGTGCGCTCGCGCTCGGCTTCGGCATCGTCACCGTCGGGTCGGTGCTCGGAGGTGGGATCGACCTCGTCGGCGACATCATCTCCGTGTTGGGCACACAGACGATCCTGTACGGCGTCCTCGCACAGAGCGTGCTCACGATGATCGGGTTCGGCGTCATCACCTACTCGCTGTACCGAGACTGA
- a CDS encoding pyridoxamine 5'-phosphate oxidase family protein, protein MDVTDRVYTAGMTDDEVDERLRTSETGVLALARDDDAYAIPLAYHYDGDAIRFRLSDDGHSRKLAFLETTGEASFVVYGYDGPRDSWSVLVAGSVRELSPDEADVTAAEVDERYAPLRVFDEATEETTLRTYELQIEAVTGRRTAE, encoded by the coding sequence ATGGACGTGACCGACCGCGTGTACACGGCGGGGATGACCGACGACGAGGTCGACGAGCGGCTGAGAACGTCCGAGACGGGCGTGTTGGCCCTCGCACGTGACGACGACGCCTACGCGATCCCGTTGGCGTACCACTACGACGGCGACGCGATCCGGTTCCGGCTCTCGGACGACGGCCACAGCCGCAAACTCGCGTTCCTCGAGACCACCGGCGAAGCGTCGTTCGTCGTGTACGGCTACGACGGGCCGCGCGACTCGTGGAGCGTCCTCGTCGCGGGGTCGGTCCGAGAGCTGTCACCAGACGAGGCCGACGTGACGGCCGCCGAGGTCGACGAGCGGTACGCGCCGCTGCGCGTGTTCGACGAGGCGACCGAGGAGACGACGTTACGGACGTACGAACTCCAGATCGAAGCGGTGACGGGGCGACGGACGGCCGAGTGA
- a CDS encoding VIT1/CCC1 transporter family protein, which translates to MIERLLGDERTDAGTYLAEYIYGANDGIVTTFAVVAGVAGAALAPSIVLILGVANLLADGFSMGMSNYLSRRTEIDYREADGRPAHDDGKSPARTALATFLAFVIAGWMPLLPYVFVIEPLFEAAVVVTGVAFFAVGASRSLVTNRTWYLAGGEMFAIGMTAAAVAYTVGVLLGGLA; encoded by the coding sequence ATGATCGAGCGACTCCTCGGCGACGAGCGGACGGACGCGGGGACGTACCTCGCAGAGTACATCTACGGCGCAAACGACGGCATCGTGACGACGTTCGCGGTCGTCGCCGGCGTCGCCGGGGCGGCGCTTGCGCCGTCGATCGTGTTGATCCTCGGGGTCGCGAACCTGCTCGCCGACGGGTTCTCGATGGGGATGAGCAACTACCTGAGCAGGCGCACCGAGATCGACTACCGCGAGGCCGACGGGCGCCCGGCCCACGACGACGGCAAGTCCCCGGCCAGGACCGCGCTGGCGACGTTCCTCGCGTTCGTGATAGCGGGGTGGATGCCGCTGCTCCCGTACGTGTTCGTCATCGAACCGCTGTTCGAGGCGGCGGTCGTCGTCACCGGCGTCGCGTTCTTCGCCGTCGGGGCGAGCAGGAGCCTCGTCACGAACCGCACGTGGTACCTCGCCGGCGGTGAGATGTTCGCCATCGGCATGACTGCCGCTGCCGTCGCCTACACGGTCGGCGTCCTCCTCGGTGGACTCGCGTGA
- a CDS encoding SLC13 family permease yields MSELRRVGTVLGALALSVAVAVSTPFATLSPTGHYAVATALFAAVLWVTEALPLPVTALCVPVLLTVFGVSPTLGGALAPFADPVVFLLLAGFVLAAALSNHGIDRRIAYRLVARVGTSPRRLVLALMVATAVLSMLISNTATTAMMIPVALGVARSATGAAPAGSEPASVATDGAGSAVGVDTDPDGRTDEPTNMETAALLGTAYAASIGGVGTIIGTPPNAIVVSQLSARLGYEISFAEWLLIGLPVVAVSLPVAWYLLAVRLYPPEVADVSNAREHARTALQSLGPVTPVGRRVVAIVGATAGLWLLGGFDFLFESLLAPTVYTTLFGGEGPSVFGVGHQGVLYFVVVGLAAIPALFLAGGIDWDDVTGIDWGTLLLLGGGLSLADALATTDAVAWLADTVLGPLVGVPIVVLVFVIVVTTILAGELASNTAMAAVLAPLLIDVGPRYADALGTTGDTAAVLLAVTGAVAASFGFALPVATPPNAIAFGTGHVGREQMLRAGSVLDVALAVVVTAVLLGLFAVVWPLVA; encoded by the coding sequence ATGAGTGAACTGCGGCGTGTGGGAACCGTGCTCGGCGCGTTGGCGCTGTCGGTCGCGGTCGCCGTCTCGACGCCGTTCGCAACGCTGTCGCCGACGGGGCACTACGCGGTCGCGACGGCGCTGTTCGCCGCCGTGTTGTGGGTGACGGAGGCGCTTCCGCTCCCGGTGACGGCGCTGTGCGTGCCCGTCCTCCTGACGGTGTTCGGGGTGTCGCCGACGCTGGGCGGAGCGCTCGCGCCGTTCGCCGACCCGGTCGTGTTCCTGTTGCTGGCGGGCTTCGTGCTCGCGGCTGCACTGTCGAATCACGGTATCGACCGACGGATCGCCTACCGTCTCGTCGCCCGGGTCGGCACCTCGCCGCGGCGGCTGGTGTTGGCACTGATGGTCGCGACCGCCGTCCTGTCGATGCTCATCTCCAACACCGCGACGACCGCGATGATGATCCCAGTCGCGCTCGGTGTTGCTCGAAGCGCGACCGGAGCGGCGCCCGCCGGGAGCGAGCCAGCGTCGGTCGCAACTGACGGCGCCGGGTCCGCGGTCGGCGTCGACACCGACCCAGACGGGCGGACCGACGAGCCGACGAACATGGAGACGGCGGCACTACTGGGCACCGCCTACGCCGCCAGCATCGGTGGCGTCGGCACCATCATCGGGACACCGCCCAACGCCATCGTCGTCTCCCAGTTGTCGGCGCGGCTGGGGTACGAGATCAGCTTCGCGGAGTGGCTCCTTATCGGCCTGCCGGTCGTCGCAGTGAGCCTCCCGGTCGCGTGGTACCTGCTCGCGGTTCGGCTGTACCCCCCGGAGGTCGCTGACGTGTCGAACGCCCGTGAACACGCCCGCACGGCGCTCCAGTCGTTGGGGCCGGTGACGCCCGTGGGGCGACGCGTCGTCGCGATCGTCGGGGCGACCGCTGGGCTGTGGCTCCTCGGTGGGTTCGACTTCCTGTTCGAGTCGCTGCTCGCGCCGACGGTGTACACGACGCTGTTCGGCGGCGAGGGACCGAGCGTCTTCGGCGTGGGCCACCAGGGGGTTCTCTACTTCGTCGTCGTCGGCCTGGCGGCGATCCCGGCGCTGTTCCTCGCGGGCGGCATCGACTGGGACGACGTGACCGGGATCGACTGGGGGACGCTCCTGCTGTTGGGCGGCGGCCTCTCGCTGGCGGACGCGCTCGCGACGACCGACGCCGTCGCGTGGCTGGCCGACACGGTGCTGGGGCCGCTCGTCGGGGTGCCGATCGTCGTCCTCGTGTTCGTCATCGTGGTGACGACGATTCTGGCCGGCGAACTCGCGTCAAACACCGCGATGGCGGCGGTGTTGGCGCCGCTGTTGATCGACGTCGGGCCGCGCTACGCCGACGCGCTGGGAACGACCGGCGACACCGCGGCGGTGCTGTTGGCGGTCACCGGCGCCGTCGCCGCCAGCTTCGGGTTCGCGCTTCCGGTCGCGACGCCGCCGAACGCCATCGCCTTCGGCACCGGCCACGTCGGTCGCGAACAGATGCTGCGGGCGGGGAGCGTGCTCGACGTGGCGCTGGCGGTCGTCGTCACCGCGGTGCTGCTCGGCCTGTTCGCGGTGGTGTGGCCGCTCGTTGCCTGA
- a CDS encoding TrmB family transcriptional regulator: protein MDEVDVDRLLKRFGLSDKEVDTYLTLLEHGEAKASTVAEAAGVSKRYVYSASEELEARGFVTVNDHVTPTTIRANPPEEVVDRLASDARSMRPALEARFSRTETTEEPFEVVKSRVTVVKRIRRAIAEATEEVTLSFPLDRLDEVADDLRAAVDRGVLVLLLVTGVREGDLDDSLDLSSVATAARVWGQPMPSMLTVDGRTGVVAPAEMVARSNSGKQAIVFSQQQLGPVIVGSFLGNYWPAAVEAAVADPAALPAGYTNFRQAVMQAELHRRANEGVGARVIGRLTGTGEAVEITGEVVEVSQGLVAPANNEFPVQHSLTLAVVDDRVTVGGPGAFVEDVEADRVELTPLDARDDPADRVDA from the coding sequence GTGGACGAGGTGGACGTCGATCGGCTGTTGAAGCGGTTCGGCCTGTCGGACAAGGAGGTCGACACGTACCTCACCCTCCTGGAACACGGCGAGGCGAAGGCCAGCACCGTCGCGGAGGCCGCGGGCGTCTCGAAGCGGTACGTGTACAGCGCCAGCGAGGAGTTGGAGGCGCGGGGGTTCGTCACCGTCAACGACCACGTCACGCCGACGACGATCCGGGCGAACCCACCCGAGGAGGTCGTCGACCGACTCGCTAGCGACGCCCGGTCGATGCGCCCGGCGCTGGAGGCGCGCTTCTCACGGACGGAGACGACGGAGGAGCCGTTCGAGGTCGTCAAGTCCCGCGTGACGGTCGTCAAGCGGATCCGCCGAGCGATCGCCGAGGCGACCGAGGAGGTGACGCTGTCGTTCCCGTTGGACCGCCTCGACGAGGTCGCCGACGACCTGCGCGCGGCAGTCGACCGAGGCGTCCTCGTCTTGCTCCTCGTCACCGGTGTCCGCGAGGGCGACCTCGACGACTCGCTCGACCTGTCGAGTGTCGCGACGGCGGCGCGCGTGTGGGGCCAGCCGATGCCGTCGATGCTCACCGTCGACGGACGAACCGGGGTCGTCGCGCCCGCCGAGATGGTCGCGCGCTCGAACAGCGGGAAGCAGGCGATCGTGTTCAGCCAACAGCAACTCGGCCCCGTCATCGTCGGGTCGTTCCTCGGCAACTACTGGCCCGCGGCCGTCGAGGCCGCCGTCGCCGACCCTGCCGCGCTCCCCGCCGGGTACACGAACTTCCGGCAGGCCGTCATGCAGGCGGAACTTCACCGCCGCGCCAACGAGGGCGTCGGCGCGCGTGTCATCGGTCGGCTGACAGGCACCGGAGAGGCGGTCGAGATAACCGGCGAGGTGGTCGAGGTGAGTCAGGGACTCGTCGCGCCCGCGAACAACGAGTTCCCGGTCCAGCACTCGCTCACGCTCGCCGTCGTCGACGACCGCGTCACCGTCGGCGGTCCCGGGGCGTTCGTCGAGGACGTGGAGGCCGACCGAGTGGAGTTGACACCGCTCGACGCCCGGGACGACCCCGCCGACCGCGTGGATGCCTGA
- a CDS encoding alpha-amylase family glycosyl hydrolase, translating to MDWAGEGTPEFRFNWERIPDLNYDSPTVRAWMLSVIDEWAAVVDGFRCDVAWGVPHGFWKEAAERLRRRDPEFLLLDETIPRDPFMHEAEFDMHYDTTLYETLRRIGTGAADADSIHDALDATAVQGFPRSAVQMRYVENHDEERYRTECGLDALRAAAAATFTLPGAPMVYYGQERGMTEYRGEMAWYDGDADLTDFHRRLAAARDEHDALRDGTVEQIEYTVVGAADEANVDDGGPGSGGDIGIVGGTDDAVGDDAGTSGARGVTAYVRDDGEDRLAVVLNFGDDPQSVTLAESVLPTDLLSGADVAAADGVRADGGTVDAVRVADAVVCRIE from the coding sequence GTGGACTGGGCCGGCGAGGGCACGCCCGAGTTCCGCTTCAACTGGGAGCGCATCCCCGACCTGAACTACGACTCGCCGACGGTCCGCGCGTGGATGCTGTCAGTGATCGACGAGTGGGCCGCCGTGGTCGACGGCTTCCGCTGTGACGTGGCGTGGGGCGTCCCGCACGGCTTCTGGAAGGAGGCCGCCGAGCGCCTCCGCCGCCGTGACCCCGAGTTCCTCCTGCTCGACGAGACCATCCCGCGCGACCCGTTCATGCACGAGGCGGAGTTCGACATGCACTACGACACGACGCTGTACGAGACGCTCCGTCGGATCGGCACTGGCGCCGCGGACGCCGACTCGATCCACGACGCCCTCGACGCCACCGCAGTGCAGGGGTTCCCGCGCTCTGCGGTCCAGATGCGCTACGTCGAGAACCACGACGAAGAGCGCTACCGGACCGAGTGCGGCCTCGACGCGCTCCGGGCGGCCGCCGCCGCGACGTTCACTCTCCCGGGCGCCCCGATGGTGTACTACGGCCAAGAACGCGGCATGACCGAGTACCGCGGCGAGATGGCCTGGTACGACGGCGACGCCGACCTCACCGACTTCCACCGGCGACTCGCCGCCGCGCGCGACGAGCACGACGCCCTCCGCGACGGCACGGTCGAACAGATCGAGTACACGGTCGTGGGAGCCGCCGACGAAGCCAACGTGGACGACGGCGGCCCGGGGAGCGGCGGCGACATCGGCATCGTCGGCGGGACCGACGACGCCGTCGGCGACGACGCCGGTACGAGCGGCGCACGCGGCGTGACAGCGTACGTCCGCGACGACGGCGAAGACCGCCTCGCGGTCGTGCTCAACTTCGGCGACGACCCCCAGTCGGTCACGCTCGCCGAGTCAGTGCTCCCGACCGACCTGCTCTCCGGCGCCGACGTGGCCGCCGCCGACGGGGTGCGGGCAGACGGTGGCACCGTCGACGCGGTCCGCGTCGCCGACGCGGTCGTCTGCCGGATCGAGTGA
- a CDS encoding alpha-amylase family glycosyl hydrolase, translating into MAPRNLDAVVEVGPDGARTDADGHDEFEWTVVSAPDGSGATLGEGTVVHLAPDVPGTYRVELSAPDGVHEQTVRAYPDERTETTLHVDKEDFDAPTESVAADRVSVAGTFNDWSVAAERPTDADDRLSHRTHLPPGSHVYSFAFDDSLGNGVGGEETVSGPGRPRLHLDATATDEGVVVTAHAEAAPAGPDPETTPAGADPEVEWLFDGRDDLSTETVHVDGETLTVPRESLPEAGVARVHAVPVADRYGVLDTVEIAVGDRGVATDEPDAGAATDGDAPVSIFRPNDPPAWAESPTIYEVFVRSFAGETPDTTFREIERRLPYVESLGVDVLWLTPVLQSPTTHGYHTTDFFDTATDLGTRAEFESLVDACHERDIRVVFDLVINHTSRDHPAFQQHAAGVDAFDEQYPRRPAEENPRPWTGPARARPSSASTGSASPT; encoded by the coding sequence TTGGCCCCGCGGAACCTCGACGCGGTCGTCGAGGTCGGCCCTGACGGCGCCCGGACCGACGCGGACGGCCACGACGAGTTCGAGTGGACCGTCGTCTCGGCACCCGACGGGAGCGGTGCCACACTCGGCGAGGGCACGGTCGTCCACCTCGCGCCGGACGTGCCCGGCACCTACCGCGTCGAACTCTCGGCGCCCGACGGCGTCCACGAGCAGACCGTCCGCGCGTACCCCGACGAACGGACGGAGACGACCCTGCACGTCGACAAGGAGGACTTCGACGCCCCGACGGAGTCGGTCGCGGCAGACCGCGTGTCGGTCGCCGGGACGTTCAACGACTGGAGCGTCGCCGCGGAGCGTCCCACCGACGCCGACGACCGCCTCTCCCATCGCACCCACCTCCCGCCGGGGAGCCACGTGTACTCGTTCGCCTTCGACGACTCCCTCGGGAACGGCGTCGGCGGCGAAGAGACGGTTTCGGGGCCGGGTCGCCCGCGCCTCCACCTCGACGCGACCGCGACCGACGAGGGCGTCGTGGTCACGGCGCACGCCGAGGCGGCCCCCGCCGGCCCCGACCCCGAGACGACGCCCGCGGGCGCCGACCCCGAGGTGGAATGGCTGTTCGACGGTCGCGACGACCTCTCGACAGAGACGGTCCACGTCGACGGCGAGACGCTCACGGTGCCTCGCGAGTCGCTCCCGGAGGCGGGCGTCGCGCGCGTCCACGCCGTCCCCGTCGCGGACCGCTACGGCGTGCTGGACACGGTCGAAATCGCGGTCGGCGACCGCGGTGTGGCCACGGACGAACCCGACGCGGGCGCAGCCACCGACGGCGACGCACCGGTCTCGATATTCCGCCCGAACGACCCGCCGGCGTGGGCCGAGTCGCCGACCATCTACGAGGTGTTCGTGCGCTCGTTCGCGGGCGAGACGCCCGACACGACGTTCCGAGAGATCGAGCGCCGACTCCCGTACGTTGAGTCGCTCGGCGTCGACGTGCTGTGGCTCACCCCCGTCCTCCAGAGTCCGACCACGCACGGCTACCACACCACGGACTTCTTCGACACGGCGACGGACCTCGGTACCCGCGCGGAGTTCGAGTCGCTCGTCGACGCCTGCCACGAGCGCGACATCCGCGTCGTGTTCGACCTGGTGATCAACCACACCTCCCGCGACCATCCGGCGTTCCAACAGCACGCCGCCGGCGTCGACGCCTTCGACGAGCAGTACCCCCGTCGTCCCGCCGAGGAGAACCCTCGACCGTGGACTGGGCCGGCGAGGGCACGCCCGAGTTCCGCTTCAACTGGGAGCGCATCCCCGACCTGA
- a CDS encoding glucan 1,4-alpha-glucosidase produces MRLRDALDDHKRNRDHPTRFPGERRTTAGLFSGAAGRLVHVAPDGTVRDYGYPLSGLSGVADSRVALRLDDPPAELDWDAEGVRPAADDAAVVSFEAGEQSYHGATALVETTFETPVGGVTRFDLTVDTDAGAAHVTRVAFDDPSRASEAGAALLVGCTFAPEGRDARVGQLHHDDAVEVFHDRERDFLAGDAGLDVLGGGLPAAPEAVLSPEPHEADATSLGDRREEDHLGGDVVAAVPAVDGVATAATLLSEREDADREASLAALDDLFAVVDTADSLVDLAQSTDAAVSLPDGVARAAAAVDDLRVLSLLSAPTGMRIAGPDFDPHYVHSGGYGYTWFRDDAEVSGFLLGADGRFDLGIEEWHRRSARAYLDTQLPDGTWPHRVWPRNGALAPGWANARMEALEDVEYQADQTASVAAFLARFLAGLDDDDPMVDEVTAALDDALDGMVDSLADDGRPVACQNAWEDGVGRFAHTAARFLDAFSAIAALGPERFERAVEATDRAALLYDALDDLWVADRGVFAVSELGDGSLDARLDSATFALADAHRAYAAIGEIDETRRNRLVEHLDATIDGLYHDPADSDVEGLVRYEGDAWRQRGQGHEKIWTVSTAWGRTPPANWRPCWPTRTTRAPTSSPPGQATCST; encoded by the coding sequence ATGAGACTGCGTGACGCACTCGACGACCACAAGCGCAACCGGGACCACCCCACCCGGTTCCCCGGCGAGCGACGGACGACCGCCGGACTCTTCTCCGGGGCCGCGGGGCGACTCGTCCACGTCGCTCCGGACGGGACGGTGCGAGACTACGGCTACCCGCTCTCTGGCCTCTCCGGCGTCGCTGACTCGCGGGTCGCGCTGCGCCTCGACGACCCGCCGGCGGAACTTGACTGGGACGCCGAGGGGGTTCGACCCGCCGCCGACGACGCCGCCGTGGTCAGCTTCGAGGCTGGCGAGCAGTCGTACCACGGGGCGACGGCGCTCGTCGAGACCACCTTCGAGACGCCCGTCGGCGGCGTCACCCGGTTCGACCTGACCGTCGACACCGACGCCGGCGCCGCTCACGTGACGCGTGTTGCATTCGACGACCCCTCGCGGGCGAGCGAGGCGGGGGCCGCCCTCCTCGTCGGCTGTACGTTCGCACCGGAGGGGCGCGACGCCCGCGTCGGCCAACTCCACCACGACGACGCCGTCGAAGTGTTCCACGACCGCGAGCGCGACTTCCTCGCCGGCGACGCCGGCCTTGACGTGCTCGGCGGGGGCCTCCCGGCGGCACCGGAGGCGGTGTTGTCCCCGGAGCCACACGAGGCCGACGCGACCTCGCTGGGCGACCGCCGCGAAGAGGACCACCTCGGTGGCGACGTGGTCGCTGCGGTGCCGGCCGTCGACGGCGTGGCGACCGCCGCGACCCTGCTGTCCGAGCGCGAGGACGCCGACCGGGAGGCGTCGCTGGCCGCACTCGACGACCTGTTCGCCGTGGTCGACACCGCCGACTCGCTCGTCGACCTCGCCCAGTCGACCGACGCCGCCGTGTCGCTCCCCGACGGCGTCGCCCGCGCGGCCGCCGCCGTCGACGACCTGCGGGTGTTGTCGTTGCTGTCGGCGCCGACGGGGATGCGGATCGCCGGGCCGGACTTCGACCCCCACTACGTCCACTCCGGCGGCTACGGCTACACGTGGTTCCGCGACGACGCAGAGGTGTCCGGCTTCCTGCTCGGTGCCGACGGGCGCTTCGACCTCGGGATCGAGGAGTGGCACCGGCGCAGTGCCCGCGCGTACCTCGACACACAACTCCCGGACGGGACGTGGCCCCACCGCGTGTGGCCCCGCAACGGCGCGCTCGCGCCGGGGTGGGCGAACGCCCGGATGGAGGCGCTCGAAGACGTGGAGTACCAAGCCGACCAGACCGCCAGCGTCGCGGCGTTCCTCGCGCGGTTCCTCGCCGGCCTCGACGACGACGACCCGATGGTCGACGAGGTGACGGCGGCGCTCGACGACGCGCTCGACGGGATGGTCGACTCGCTCGCCGACGACGGGCGACCGGTCGCCTGTCAGAACGCGTGGGAGGACGGCGTCGGGCGCTTCGCCCACACCGCCGCGCGGTTCCTCGACGCGTTCTCCGCGATCGCCGCGCTCGGGCCCGAGCGGTTCGAGCGCGCCGTCGAGGCGACCGACCGGGCCGCGCTCCTCTACGACGCGCTCGACGACCTCTGGGTCGCCGACCGCGGCGTGTTCGCCGTGAGCGAACTCGGCGACGGCTCGCTCGACGCGCGCCTCGACTCGGCGACGTTCGCGCTGGCGGACGCCCACCGGGCGTACGCCGCGATCGGCGAGATCGACGAGACGCGCCGAAATCGGCTCGTCGAACACCTCGACGCCACGATCGACGGCCTGTACCACGACCCCGCAGACAGCGACGTCGAGGGGCTGGTCCGCTACGAGGGCGACGCGTGGCGCCAGCGCGGCCAGGGTCACGAGAAGATCTGGACCGTGTCGACGGCGTGGGGGCGAACGCCGCCGGCGAACTGGCGGCCCTGTTGGCCGACGAGGACGACGCGCGCGCCGACGAGTTCGCCGCCCGGGCAAGCGACCTGCTCGACCTAG
- a CDS encoding ABC transporter ATP-binding protein, whose amino-acid sequence MGTVTLDNLRKEFDNGNLVAVDDVSLDVADGEFITVVGPSGCGKSTTLRMLAGLETPTSGSIRINGEDVTNVHARKRNVAMVFQNYALYPHKTVEQNMAFGLRMSTDLTKDERTERVRETAEMMGIGDLLDDRPNELSGGQKQRVALGRAIVREPDVFLFDEPLSNLDAKLRTTMRTEIQRLQKELGITAIYVTHDQEEAMTMGDRIVILDDGELQQAGRPTDVYDDPANEFVGGFVGSPSMNVLDAAVEDTGTGVTLTGADGRFTYELTSDTANALAGVDEVRVGVRPEDVRIARDGETGVETAVEVLEPIGSDNYLYLDIGPEFIARVPSDVAPDLGETVRIAFDESDLHLFDPLSGASLTRDDAGADGGDATDAVEPTTAD is encoded by the coding sequence ATGGGAACCGTCACGCTCGACAATCTCAGGAAGGAGTTCGACAACGGCAACCTCGTCGCCGTCGACGACGTGTCGCTCGACGTGGCGGACGGGGAGTTCATCACCGTCGTCGGCCCCTCGGGATGTGGGAAGTCGACGACCCTGCGGATGCTGGCCGGGCTGGAGACGCCAACGTCGGGGAGTATCCGGATCAACGGCGAGGACGTGACGAACGTCCACGCGCGCAAGCGGAACGTCGCGATGGTGTTCCAGAACTACGCGCTGTACCCGCACAAGACGGTCGAACAGAACATGGCGTTCGGCCTGCGCATGAGCACGGACCTCACGAAGGACGAGCGCACCGAACGCGTCCGCGAGACGGCAGAGATGATGGGCATCGGCGACCTACTCGACGACCGCCCCAACGAGCTGTCGGGCGGGCAGAAACAGCGCGTCGCGCTCGGGCGCGCCATCGTCCGTGAACCGGACGTGTTCCTGTTCGACGAACCGCTGTCGAACCTCGACGCGAAGCTCCGGACGACGATGCGCACCGAGATCCAACGGCTCCAGAAGGAACTGGGGATCACCGCTATCTACGTCACCCACGACCAGGAGGAGGCGATGACGATGGGCGACCGCATCGTCATCCTCGACGACGGCGAGCTCCAGCAGGCAGGCCGCCCGACCGACGTGTACGACGACCCCGCAAACGAGTTCGTCGGCGGCTTCGTCGGCTCGCCGTCGATGAACGTACTCGACGCCGCGGTCGAGGACACCGGTACCGGCGTCACGCTAACGGGTGCCGACGGCCGTTTCACGTACGAACTGACTTCCGACACCGCGAACGCCCTTGCGGGCGTCGACGAGGTTCGCGTGGGTGTCCGCCCCGAGGACGTCCGGATCGCCCGCGACGGTGAGACGGGCGTCGAGACGGCCGTCGAGGTGCTCGAACCCATCGGCTCCGACAACTACCTCTACCTCGACATCGGCCCCGAGTTCATCGCGCGCGTCCCCAGTGACGTTGCACCAGACCTCGGTGAGACCGTCCGGATCGCTTTCGACGAGTCGGACCTGCACCTGTTCGACCCGCTCTCAGGCGCGTCACTGACGCGCGACGACGCCGGCGCGGACGGCGGCGACGCCACCGACGCGGTCGAGCCGACGACCGCCGACTGA